The nucleotide window GGAGGTTTTGCGCGATCTCGGCGTTGACCGCGGCCAAGGATATCTGCTTGCCAAGCCGATGCCGCTTCGCGAATTGCTCGAAACGCATCACGGCGCGCAGAAAACCTAGGCGCACTTAGGATGAAGTCGCGCTAGTCCAGCGGCCGAAGCACCGAAATTCCGATATTGCCCGCCCGCGCAAGATCCGGGTCCAAGGTCATCGGCACGTATTCCCCGCGCCGCCACAGCTCCCCCAGATCATCGTAGTGGGGGGACAGCGGGTGACCCGATTGCCCGGTCGATATGATGAAGACCGAACTGTCGGGATCGGCGAAGTCGTAAACCCCACGATATCCCGCGCCGTGGGTATTCAGGTACGGCTCTGGGCCGGTGCCCGGGGACGCGCCGCGATTCAGGGTGAAATCCCCGCCCGACGTCGCCTGGCGAATGTTGACAATCCACGAAAAGAGCCGCGTGTCGCCAAGAACGGGGTGTTCGTGGACTGCTTCGTGCGCCGCGCCCCACCGCCAGCTTTCCAGATCGTCGCCGTATCTCTCGGATAAATCCTGCAACGCCTCGTCAAGCGCGATACGGGCGATATCGGTACAGCTTTCCTCGATTGTCGAGGGGCGCACGTCGCACCAGATCGACGCGCCCGCCACGTCGCGGAACACCCGTTCGATGAAGATCGGCTCCACCTGCCAGAACTCCTCGGCCAATGGGCCGATATCATCCTGGATCAAGCGGTGTTGCAGGTGCCGCATCCATGCGCTGAAAATCAGGGGCTCGGGCAGATGCTCATTCATCTCTCCGTTCCAGTTGGCCAGTAGGGCCAGCGCCCGCTGCCTGCGCCGTTCCGCAGTGCCGGGGGCGGCGGGCTCTCCGGTGAACCACAATTCCCGCGCGACGAGCGGCAGCAGGTTTCGCGCGGCGGGGGAGACGGTATCCAACTGCGCCTCGATGAAACTGTCCCGGGTATGAACCTCCCGCACCTCCATCAGGCGGCTCAACCGTGTGATCCGCTGCGTATCCCCCCAGAGGAAGGAGACGTGGAGCGGAAACTCCCGATCCACCATCTTGTTGTTGGTGTTGCCAAGCACGCCGCTTTCGGGATCAAGAAAGGTCGGGTTCGCGAAGTATTGCGTGATACCCTGCCAGCGATTGCCCGCGATCCAGCCGCGCGACGGCATCCGCGCCTCCGTCTCATGCTCGACAAGGCGCCATGGCATATGACCGATCAACTGCATCGCGACGCGGCCATCGTCGGAGGCCAGCATCAGGTTGGCGGACGGGGCAACGAAATCCTCCCCCGCGTCCAATCCCTCTTCGATCGTGCGGGCGCGCATCAGGCGCAGCGCGGCCTGGATCGACGTGTTCTCGTCACTCAGCGCGGTCCAGCGCATCGACATGACGTGACCGGGCGGGGTTACGGCGGCGATGTTCCAGTGGCCGCCCGGGATGACCGGGCCATTTTCCGTGTTGCGCAAGGTGATCGTCACCGGGGCTTCGCCCGCGATCTCGATGATCTCCCGCCGTGTCTCGAACCGGGCCCATCCGTCGGGGGTGCGGTATTCCTCCGGATTGTCCGGGTTTATCTGCTCCACATAGAGGTCGATATCGTCGAGATAGGCGGAGGTGATGCCCCAGCTCAACCGCTCGGACCGACCGTTGAGGATGGCGGGTGTGCCGGGAATGCTCGCGCCGATGACGCCGCCCGTGGCCAGCTCTAGCCGCACAAGGTACCATAGCGACGGCGCGGTCAGTGTCAGGTGCGGATCGGACGCCATGAGAGCACCACCGGCGGCGGACCGGGCGGGGGTCGCGGCCCAGATATTCGACGCGCCGCCCCTGTTCACGCCCTGCCAGTTCGGATGCAGCGCATCGCGCGGCCAGGACGGGGCCGCACTTGCATCGGCGAACATGGTACGGGGGATTTCCAGGATACTTGCGAAATCGCCCAGTTCCGCGGCACCGGTGCCGGGCGCGTCGGGCATCAGATCTGCGATCCTTGCGGGCTCTGGCAGGGCAAGGGACGCGCGCGCGCGCAGCACCTCGTTCTCGTGGTGCGTGGCCAGTTCGAGGGCGAGAAGCTGCGAGACCATGATCGAATCCACCGGCCGCCACGGCGCGATCTCGGGCTCGAAGAGGAACAGCTCTGGCGCACCGCGCCCCAGCGCCTCCGACCCCACCAGCCTGAGCCAGGCATTCACCCCGTCGGCATAGGCCTGAAAAATTGCGCGACTGTCATCGGAATAGGCATCAAGGGAAGCGCGCGCATGGGTCGTGAAATCCAACCGGCGCATCAGATCGTCGATTTCCAACGTGCGCGGGCCGAACACCTCAGACAGGCGGCCCTGGGCCGTCCGGCGCATCATCAGCATCTGCCACAGCCGGTCCTGGGCATGGGCGAATCCAAGCCCGTAATAGACGTCGTGGTCGGTCAGCGCGAAGATATGCGGCACGGCAGCCGTGTTGCGGACGATCTGCACCTGGCCATCAATGCCACGCACGTCCCAATCGGCCTCGTAGTCCGGGATCGACCGGCTGGCCATCCACCATCCAAGGATCACGACAACGACAAGGATGCCGACACCCACGGTCACAAACCGTGTCAGCCATCGCAAAATCGTCACCATATGCGCGCTGGTCCTTGCCCGGGAAACTCACATCGCTCGCGTCTATCGCGTGGCGGCGGTCTCGGCAATGGCGGCGAAGATCCCATCAAGCTCCGACGCAGCGTCGGAAAGCTCCACGCCCGCCTCCCCGACATAGGGTGCAAGCAGCGTGGACGGGCGGATATAGCTGAGCGTGGCCGTGCCGTCGGCATTCTCCGTCACGTAAAGCCGGACCGGCGCGTGGATCATCGCAGGCGTCGATAGGCGCAGAATCCGCACCGCGAAGTCATTGTTGAAGACACCGATCACCATATTGCCCGGTATGGTAATGCCCCGGTTGGCCGCGGCTCCGGTCGGGCCGGCCCGGGTGACGATGGCCATGCCGTTGTCCGCCACGGCTGCGCCGGTCCGTTCGACCAGGGTGTCGAAGTCCAGATCCGTGGAATGCACCGCCCACCCGTCGCGCGGGGACAGGTCCGAGACCTCCTGCGCGGTCAGCGGCAGGGACAGAAACAGCAGGGCGGCAAGTATTCGAAACATGCGAAGATCCTTTCCCGAGATGAGGAAAGGGTGGCATGGCCCGCACCGACGCGACCAGTCACATGTCCGAGAGTGTCAGGGAATGATCCGCGTGTAACGGGTGCCGTCCAGCGTCGCCCCGATGATCAACCCGGCCTGTCCGTAGATCACGGCGATCACCGGCTCCGCCAGTGTGGCCGTGTCGAAGCCGAGCGTTCCGGCATTGGTGTTGACCGCATAGCGCACGTCACCGCCCACGGACCAGCCGACGGAATTGCGGAATTCGCTGAGGGAGGCGGGTGTCATGAAGAACAATGTATGTGCGTATTGCTGCGCGCCGATCTGCAACCCGAACGAGCCGGATACGGCGGAATAGTAATCCACCGTCGCGCCGCCGACCCGCAAAGCGCCACGCCCGTAAGCGCCGCCAAAGCCAAAGCCCGCTTCGGTGATCAGCGGCATCACCAGCATGCCTGACGCGGTGTTCACCAGCTCCGTCGTGCCGGGCACCTCTTGCTGCATAAAGTCGATTGCGGCATCAACGCGCGCGTCGATGCGCGGGCCGTTGGAATTGCCAAGCGGGTTGCCGCACGCCGCCAGAAGCGGAACGGAGCCTGCGCCAAGAAGGACGGAACGTCTCGAAAGACCATGTGCCATGGGAGTACCTTGCCTAGTTGAGCCTCACGCCGGGGATTGGTCCCCGGTCATTGTCGGCAAGGTTACGCCGAAACCGGCGCGCTGTCATCCGGGAAACCACAAGACCTGCGGGTTTTCGCCGATGATACCGCTATCGGTTGAGGATGCGCGCGACCCGTGGCGCGAAGTAGCTGAGCACGCCGTCACAGCCTGCGCGCCGGAAGGCCATCAGGGATTCGAGCATTACCTTTTCGCCGTCGATCCATCCATTCGCCGCTGCCGCTTCGATCATCGCGTATTCACCGCTCACCTGGTAGGCATAGGTCGGCACGGCGAAGCGGTCCTTCACCTGTCGACACATGTCGAGGTAGGGCAGGCCGGGTTTGACCATCACCATATCCGCGCCCTCCCGCAGATCACGCTCGACGCATCTGAGCGCCTCCCGCCCGTTCAGCGGATCAATCTGGTAGGTTTTCTTGTCCCCGACCAGTGCACCGGAGGCGCCCACGGCATCGCGGAAAGGACCATAGAAGGCCGACGCGAACTTCGCCGCGTAAGACATGATCGTGACGTTGGTATGCCCGTTCTCTTCCAGCGCGGAACGGAGCGCGCCGATGCGCCCGTCCATCATGTCGGAGGGGCCAAGGATATCTGCGCCCGCCTCCGCCTGCGCGAGGCCCATCTTGACCAGGGCCTCTACCGTTTCATCGTTCAGGATTTCTCCGTCCCGGACGAACCCGTCATGGCCGTTGATGTTGTAGGGGTCGAGCGCGATGTCGGTCATGATCGCGATCTCGATGCCCGCGTCGCGAATGGCGCGAATGGCGCGGTTCGACAGATTGTCGGGGTTCCACGCCTCCTCGCACAGCTCGGTTTTCAGGGAGGCGTCGGTGTAGGGGAAGATGCAGATGGCCGGGATGCCAAGCGATGCGGCATGGCGGGCGGTATCCACTAGCAGATCCACCGACAGGCGTTCGACGCCGGGCATGGAGGCCACGGCCTGCCGCTCGTTCTGCCCGTCACACACGAAAACCGGCCAGATCAGGTCATCCACGGACAGGCTGCTTTCGCGCACGAGG belongs to Hasllibacter sp. MH4015 and includes:
- a CDS encoding penicillin acylase family protein, whose translation is MVTILRWLTRFVTVGVGILVVVVILGWWMASRSIPDYEADWDVRGIDGQVQIVRNTAAVPHIFALTDHDVYYGLGFAHAQDRLWQMLMMRRTAQGRLSEVFGPRTLEIDDLMRRLDFTTHARASLDAYSDDSRAIFQAYADGVNAWLRLVGSEALGRGAPELFLFEPEIAPWRPVDSIMVSQLLALELATHHENEVLRARASLALPEPARIADLMPDAPGTGAAELGDFASILEIPRTMFADASAAPSWPRDALHPNWQGVNRGGASNIWAATPARSAAGGALMASDPHLTLTAPSLWYLVRLELATGGVIGASIPGTPAILNGRSERLSWGITSAYLDDIDLYVEQINPDNPEEYRTPDGWARFETRREIIEIAGEAPVTITLRNTENGPVIPGGHWNIAAVTPPGHVMSMRWTALSDENTSIQAALRLMRARTIEEGLDAGEDFVAPSANLMLASDDGRVAMQLIGHMPWRLVEHETEARMPSRGWIAGNRWQGITQYFANPTFLDPESGVLGNTNNKMVDREFPLHVSFLWGDTQRITRLSRLMEVREVHTRDSFIEAQLDTVSPAARNLLPLVARELWFTGEPAAPGTAERRRQRALALLANWNGEMNEHLPEPLIFSAWMRHLQHRLIQDDIGPLAEEFWQVEPIFIERVFRDVAGASIWCDVRPSTIEESCTDIARIALDEALQDLSERYGDDLESWRWGAAHEAVHEHPVLGDTRLFSWIVNIRQATSGGDFTLNRGASPGTGPEPYLNTHGAGYRGVYDFADPDSSVFIISTGQSGHPLSPHYDDLGELWRRGEYVPMTLDPDLARAGNIGISVLRPLD
- a CDS encoding DUF302 domain-containing protein, whose translation is MFRILAALLFLSLPLTAQEVSDLSPRDGWAVHSTDLDFDTLVERTGAAVADNGMAIVTRAGPTGAAANRGITIPGNMVIGVFNNDFAVRILRLSTPAMIHAPVRLYVTENADGTATLSYIRPSTLLAPYVGEAGVELSDAASELDGIFAAIAETAATR
- the hemB gene encoding porphobilinogen synthase; protein product: MSVNQAPYPMTRFRRPRATAPLRNLVRESSLSVDDLIWPVFVCDGQNERQAVASMPGVERLSVDLLVDTARHAASLGIPAICIFPYTDASLKTELCEEAWNPDNLSNRAIRAIRDAGIEIAIMTDIALDPYNINGHDGFVRDGEILNDETVEALVKMGLAQAEAGADILGPSDMMDGRIGALRSALEENGHTNVTIMSYAAKFASAFYGPFRDAVGASGALVGDKKTYQIDPLNGREALRCVERDLREGADMVMVKPGLPYLDMCRQVKDRFAVPTYAYQVSGEYAMIEAAAANGWIDGEKVMLESLMAFRRAGCDGVLSYFAPRVARILNR
- a CDS encoding YSC84-related protein: MAHGLSRRSVLLGAGSVPLLAACGNPLGNSNGPRIDARVDAAIDFMQQEVPGTTELVNTASGMLVMPLITEAGFGFGGAYGRGALRVGGATVDYYSAVSGSFGLQIGAQQYAHTLFFMTPASLSEFRNSVGWSVGGDVRYAVNTNAGTLGFDTATLAEPVIAVIYGQAGLIIGATLDGTRYTRIIP